From the Natrarchaeobaculum aegyptiacum genome, one window contains:
- a CDS encoding ribonucleotide-diphosphate reductase subunit beta, giving the protein MASDSQSLPEMQLETGVRSHNYYRNAVEKHWDPHEIDLEADREGVAELPDPAFEGLKQSLALFGAGEESVTEDLAPLAVVLEGVEDQLFITTQLYEEAKHTDFFDRYWREVVHPEEERRGQDPSSPTDEKWFNDPYDELFERNERAMARLLEEDTPENRAKAHCHYHLTIEGILAQTGYYGLTLAYGEQEPDLPDLPGLVEGLKLVRSDEGRHVGFGMAKLRGLVMDGEVGADLLRETVDELVPLVQESLTGDGGASSESGPGPSPSDLAEYALTKHQQRMQQITTASEQIPDVDELTNLEA; this is encoded by the coding sequence ATGGCATCCGACAGTCAGTCGCTCCCCGAGATGCAACTCGAGACCGGCGTTCGGTCGCACAACTACTACCGGAACGCAGTCGAGAAACACTGGGACCCACACGAGATCGACCTCGAGGCGGACCGGGAAGGCGTCGCCGAGCTTCCGGATCCGGCGTTCGAGGGACTGAAACAGTCGCTCGCGCTATTCGGTGCCGGCGAGGAGTCAGTGACGGAGGATCTGGCACCGCTGGCGGTCGTCCTCGAGGGCGTCGAAGACCAGCTGTTCATCACCACGCAGCTGTACGAGGAGGCAAAGCACACGGACTTCTTCGACCGCTACTGGCGCGAGGTCGTCCACCCCGAAGAGGAACGCCGGGGGCAAGACCCGTCCTCGCCCACCGACGAGAAGTGGTTCAACGACCCCTACGACGAACTGTTCGAGCGCAACGAGCGGGCGATGGCACGGCTGCTAGAGGAGGATACGCCCGAAAACCGCGCGAAAGCACACTGTCACTACCACCTCACGATCGAGGGAATTCTGGCCCAGACGGGGTACTACGGACTCACTCTCGCCTACGGCGAGCAGGAACCCGACCTGCCGGACCTGCCGGGGCTCGTCGAGGGACTCAAACTCGTTCGCAGCGACGAAGGCCGCCACGTCGGCTTCGGCATGGCGAAGCTCCGGGGGCTCGTGATGGACGGCGAGGTCGGCGCTGACTTGCTCCGCGAGACCGTCGACGAACTGGTTCCGCTGGTCCAGGAGAGCCTGACCGGTGACGGCGGTGCGAGTTCTGAGTCGGGGCCCGGACCGAGTCCGAGCGACCTCGCCGAGTACGCGCTCACCAAGCACCAGCAGCGGATGCAACAGATTACCACCGCGAGCGAACAGATCCCGGACGTCGACGAACTGACGAATCTCGAGGCCTGA
- a CDS encoding protoglobin domain-containing protein — protein MTDYRGHFGQGALNERVDADQLTDRIGLDAAEIAWRKDFIDFGEDDRERLEQYEDLFEENADVIADSFYNHLVEFSETGEIFDRSPKSVEQLKYTQRAYLTTLASGTYDERYFRNRARIGKLHDLLGMPMKHYLGQYNVYYGLLFSLVSDRLHDRIGATVEDELERSGIDGESAAVDTDQLARRLHAEVEDGLDDLHSILKILNLDIQVAVDTYMQSQIDAVETERDRFAALFENVPTPVVIVRFVEDQERVEAVNDAFEELFGYTAEEFEDESFESVLRPPGEEPRPIEGQSLLSEVATDPDRNIDEAEVALETMFGRREFVRVSAPIDRAGLDDLEYAFYIDVTDQKQRQERLQVLSRVLRHDIRTQMNIVKGYASTLGDETVVGPEERRTGATEIEEAADDLLAMTDRIRGIEKVVAGQADRHPIAVDRLLTDALTDVEARYPDCEFVRSDVEDLWVRGTETVEEALVHVIENGAEHNDADEPWVEISAVESLTGDHVTIRVTDNGPGIPPAEYEVLTGERDRTQIDHSSGLGLWTVNWVVTKIGGSLEFDANAPRGSIVTVRLPRADPPADQSQSSS, from the coding sequence ATGACTGACTACCGGGGTCACTTCGGTCAGGGGGCACTCAACGAACGCGTCGACGCCGATCAGTTGACCGACCGGATCGGTCTCGACGCGGCAGAGATCGCCTGGCGCAAGGACTTCATCGACTTCGGCGAGGACGACCGCGAGCGCCTCGAGCAGTACGAGGATCTCTTCGAGGAGAACGCGGACGTGATCGCCGACAGCTTCTACAATCATCTGGTGGAATTTTCGGAGACGGGCGAAATCTTCGACCGGTCACCGAAGTCCGTCGAACAACTCAAGTACACCCAGCGGGCGTACCTGACGACGCTCGCCTCGGGGACCTACGACGAGAGGTATTTTCGCAACCGCGCCCGGATCGGCAAGCTCCACGATCTGCTCGGAATGCCGATGAAACACTACCTCGGCCAGTACAACGTCTACTACGGCCTGCTGTTCTCGCTGGTCTCCGATCGACTTCACGATCGGATCGGGGCCACCGTCGAGGACGAACTCGAGCGATCGGGGATAGACGGGGAATCGGCGGCCGTGGACACCGACCAGTTGGCCCGTCGACTCCACGCCGAGGTCGAAGACGGTCTCGACGACCTCCACTCGATCCTGAAGATTCTCAACCTCGACATTCAGGTCGCAGTCGACACGTACATGCAGTCTCAAATCGACGCCGTCGAGACCGAGCGGGACCGGTTCGCGGCGCTGTTCGAGAACGTTCCAACGCCCGTCGTCATCGTCCGGTTCGTCGAGGATCAGGAACGAGTCGAAGCGGTCAACGACGCGTTCGAAGAACTGTTCGGATACACGGCCGAGGAGTTCGAAGATGAATCCTTCGAATCGGTCCTTCGACCGCCGGGCGAAGAGCCCCGGCCGATCGAGGGCCAGTCACTCCTCTCCGAGGTCGCGACCGATCCCGATCGAAATATCGACGAAGCCGAGGTCGCTCTCGAGACGATGTTCGGCCGACGGGAGTTCGTTCGCGTCTCGGCGCCAATCGATCGCGCCGGACTCGACGACCTCGAGTACGCCTTCTACATCGACGTGACCGACCAGAAGCAACGTCAGGAACGGCTGCAGGTCCTCTCGCGGGTGCTCCGACACGACATTCGGACCCAGATGAACATCGTCAAAGGCTACGCCTCGACCCTCGGCGACGAAACCGTGGTCGGTCCGGAGGAGCGACGCACGGGGGCAACCGAGATCGAAGAGGCGGCAGACGACTTGCTCGCGATGACCGACCGCATCCGCGGAATCGAAAAGGTCGTCGCAGGTCAGGCCGATCGACACCCGATCGCCGTCGATCGGCTCCTCACGGATGCTCTCACGGACGTCGAGGCTCGCTATCCGGACTGTGAGTTCGTCCGTTCGGACGTCGAGGATCTGTGGGTTCGGGGCACCGAAACGGTCGAGGAGGCCCTCGTACACGTCATCGAAAACGGGGCCGAACACAACGACGCCGACGAACCGTGGGTCGAGATCAGCGCCGTCGAGAGCCTCACCGGCGACCACGTAACGATCCGCGTGACCGACAACGGACCCGGCATCCCGCCCGCGGAGTACGAGGTCCTCACCGGGGAGCGCGACCGCACGCAGATCGACCACTCGAGCGGGCTGGGCCTCTGGACGGTCAACTGGGTCGTCACCAAGATCGGTGGCTCGCTCGAGTTCGACGCCAACGCCCCGCGCGGGTCGATCGTGACGGTTCGACTGCCACGTGCCGACCCACCAGCCGACCAGTCGCAGTCCTCGAGCTAA
- a CDS encoding helix-turn-helix domain-containing protein — translation MGLIAEFRLSSADLPLTSAVSTVPSVTVYIQRILVADPERPVMVCRVVDERESDGAGEVGKFAAALADDPTVATADSVGETDAGALYRIELRDPPVPIYRKYVELGTTPLGGIVTVDGWWGRARFPDREALAQYRQFCLDRGARFTLEQLTRESSADDPPFGLTNEQYEALVAARDAGYFTVPRQVSTEEVGRELGISGPSASERIRRGIDRLLENAL, via the coding sequence ATGGGACTCATCGCGGAGTTTCGCCTCTCGTCGGCCGACCTCCCGTTGACCAGCGCCGTTTCGACCGTTCCGTCGGTCACCGTCTACATTCAGCGCATCCTCGTCGCCGATCCCGAGCGGCCGGTGATGGTCTGTCGGGTCGTCGACGAGCGTGAGAGCGATGGCGCTGGCGAGGTGGGGAAATTTGCCGCGGCCCTCGCGGACGATCCGACGGTGGCTACCGCCGACTCGGTCGGCGAAACCGATGCCGGGGCGCTCTACCGAATCGAACTACGTGATCCACCCGTCCCCATCTATCGGAAGTACGTCGAACTCGGCACGACGCCGCTTGGCGGTATCGTCACCGTCGACGGCTGGTGGGGACGGGCCCGGTTCCCCGACCGCGAGGCGCTGGCCCAGTACCGCCAGTTCTGTCTCGACCGCGGTGCACGATTCACCCTCGAGCAACTCACGCGGGAATCGAGTGCCGACGACCCACCGTTCGGCCTCACGAACGAGCAGTACGAGGCCCTCGTCGCCGCTCGTGATGCCGGCTACTTCACCGTCCCTCGGCAGGTCTCGACCGAGGAGGTCGGACGAGAACTGGGTATCTCGGGCCCGTCGGCATCCGAGCGGATTCGTCGCGGCATCGACCGCTTGCTCGAGAACGCGCTCTAG